The sequence below is a genomic window from Oscillatoria acuminata PCC 6304.
ACTTTCCCAATAGTGCCTTGGAAATGGGGCAATTACCCGTGAGTTTGGTCGTCTCAGATACCGGAGGCTTTCGAGAAACCTTAAACTTAATTGAGCGCTCGGATAAGGTGCGATGGTTTGAACCGGGAAACTCCCAATCTCTGGCAGCAGAAATTGCCAATGCGATCGAGGTTTATCCTGAAATTCCCGTTGTTGCTAAACCAGAGTTTTTGGCAGCAGTGAATCAATCTTTGCTGAACCAACGCCTAGAGTATATGAAACAAGCTTTTACTCAAGGAACTGTCACTAAACAGCAGCTATCTAGTCCAGAATCATATTCTCGGTTATTAGGGATGACCTCAGATCAAGAGCAGATTTTCTTGCAAGATTATGCCCAAAATATTTATTCCGGTCAAGGGGAAATCATTGATTTAGGATGTTGGTTAGGGTCGGCGACTATTTCTCTGGCCAAAGGATTAGAAATAAATCGTCGGGTTGCCCTAAAATACAAACGGATTCACGCTTACGATTTATTTATTTGGAATCAATATATGGAAAAAACGGTGAAAGGGACTTCCCTAGAAGCTCAATATCAACCAGGAGATAGCTTTTTGGATGAATTTACTCGCAGAATTAGCCCCTGGAGTCCGTCGATAAAAGTTTATCCGGGAGATGTGACGGAGATGGGTTGGAACGGTGGGGCGATCGAATATTTATTTGTGGATGCGATGAAAAGCTGGGAACTGACAAAAAGCATCATTAAAAATTTTTACTTTGATTTAATTCCCGGCGTATCACTGGTTCATTATAATGATTTTGCTCATTATTATACAGCTTGGATACATCTCATTATTTATGCAATGCGACCCTACTTTAAACACCATTGCAATCTCTACCCAGCCGCAGTGTTTCAATATGTCAAACCTTTACCCAAGGACACTTTAATTTTAGACTTAGATACACCCTTTAGTATATTTTCAACGGAAGATGTGCATCGGGCTTTTGCATACTCATTGCAAATTAGTAATGAAAAATTACGGCCTAATATTGCTGCTGCCAAAGTGATGGCTTTTATTCATTTAAGAGATTTAGACCAAGCTAAACAAGAATTGATAAAAGCTAGAGAAATGTTTGGCAATGCTGGCGATATTCCTATCGTGGCCGAACAAATATCCCGGAGGACCATGTAGGAATCTTTCG
It includes:
- a CDS encoding glycosyltransferase family 4 protein, with protein sequence MNQHELLAKTNILATDWEKEFTVRFQATFEEKLSPAPENVAILVTSEYEGIFKNGGIGTYYKTLSEKLSSQGLYVILILCQTEKEFQGESSVAPVRHIFSTHEAEKVLQLQRIHQGILSGFQQWEWVESESYRILFFVQAIAAHFHQSPIYVEFPDLCGLGYRTIQAKRAGLLGQHCVTAVTLHSGQEWLNEAHEKYSLYPGWNWFKNVYGYEQYSCENADLAFFLSWFMAEKVKSYGWNMTHAIHLPYCFPIVPALDKKRPMLDRVGLNLKRQQIPIVFFGRLEERKGLLTFIEAIAHITQQFAYEEISQQLYLLFLGKTVSLHAPETEQQDSQHYIEQKLNNKFNYTIISDLFSQEAIALVQELAPAIVCLTSPQENFPNSALEMGQLPVSLVVSDTGGFRETLNLIERSDKVRWFEPGNSQSLAAEIANAIEVYPEIPVVAKPEFLAAVNQSLLNQRLEYMKQAFTQGTVTKQQLSSPESYSRLLGMTSDQEQIFLQDYAQNIYSGQGEIIDLGCWLGSATISLAKGLEINRRVALKYKRIHAYDLFIWNQYMEKTVKGTSLEAQYQPGDSFLDEFTRRISPWSPSIKVYPGDVTEMGWNGGAIEYLFVDAMKSWELTKSIIKNFYFDLIPGVSLVHYNDFAHYYTAWIHLIIYAMRPYFKHHCNLYPAAVFQYVKPLPKDTLILDLDTPFSIFSTEDVHRAFAYSLQISNEKLRPNIAAAKVMAFIHLRDLDQAKQELIKAREMFGNAGDIPIVAEQISRRTM